The following are from one region of the Cystobacter fuscus DSM 2262 genome:
- the ileS gene encoding isoleucine--tRNA ligase → MPPPSALFTAVPAELDFPADERRVLAFWKERRIFERTLQGRDNAPGFVFYEGPPTANGLPHNGHVLTRVIKDLFPRYKTMRGYRVPRKAGWDTHGLPVEVEVEKELRIHGKAEIERYGVEPFTQRCIESVFRYTSEWERLTERIGFWVDLQDAYVTYHRGYVESVWWALAELHRKGLLYRGHKIVWWWPQGGTALSSGEVGMGYRTVDDPSAYVAFPLRDAPDTALLIWTTTPWTLPSNMYAAVNPTVDYVTVDAGERKLIVAAALREELAKKLKKDLPVLATLKGSELVGRRYLPPYDVYVQRVGDTLLPLAQGGTEAPAWRVIGADFVTLTSGTGIVHVAPAFGEDDYEAFRRERTRFTQPLEMFCAIRPDGTFGEDFPSLTGRFVKDADKEIQRELKERGRLVLMEQYRHEYPFCWRADDDPLIQFARPAWYIRTTSVKDKAIANNRQVNWVPDHIKEGRFGDFLANNVDWALSRERYWGTPLPLWVHSETGEVEAHASLESLRDKPGSTLAAVEAELKAFLASKPESAGAEHLIVHKPWIDKVTYEKPGTPGRFVRVPEVVDVWFDSGCMPFAQWGYPHAPGSHEKFTRAFPADFISEAIDQTRGWFYSLLMISTLVFDEETQARQGIAPAREYPLPYKNCIVLGHVSDKEGKKESKSKGNYTPPEIILDEVRMDFAVLDDARAGVPGVPGEALIAREDLEGLDLQEGAKLQVFRPDAPDKALTLTVKVHKKLKRRVVLLAAKDIAALGVKPPPRGAEVMPVEVPRLPPDERVVLKDPTSRAPGADAFRWFFFAASPTWSNTRHSLSNVRMLQKDFQVKLRNVYSFFTIYANIDGFSPARGNPDATEVPWRAIQKSTGWRPPAQRPVLDRWILSEVQLALRDVTRGLDTYQVYDAAQRMVALVDALSNWYLRRSRDRFWAPGLEQDKQDAYFTLYEVLTTLAAMSAPFTPFFAEEMWGNLVRQPWPGTQPESVHLGHFPEADASLIDEALSTEMGAVRELVSLGLKVRTDNRLKVRQPLSRVDVVLARRELRERVAHYEHLLTDELNVHAVRFLEAGQEADVVRYKVRPNLRTMGSRLGPKLAPVRKAFDAADSRLLQGELAREGKVALTVGGEAMVFPAEELEVLVEANAGYAAAGSGVGVVVLHTELTEALVDEGLVRELLARVQAARKDLALGYTDRIRLWVDGDARVRKVAQEARELISRETLTAELNVGPEGFTTEEEVSLNGLPARVRVERA, encoded by the coding sequence ATGCCTCCTCCCTCTGCCCTGTTCACCGCCGTTCCCGCGGAGCTGGACTTCCCCGCGGACGAACGCCGCGTCCTCGCCTTCTGGAAGGAGCGCCGCATCTTCGAGCGGACGCTCCAGGGACGGGACAACGCTCCCGGCTTCGTCTTCTACGAGGGCCCGCCCACCGCCAACGGCCTGCCCCACAACGGCCACGTCCTCACGCGCGTCATCAAGGACCTGTTCCCCCGCTACAAGACCATGCGCGGCTACCGCGTCCCCCGCAAGGCGGGCTGGGACACGCACGGCCTGCCCGTCGAGGTGGAGGTCGAGAAGGAGCTGCGCATCCACGGCAAGGCGGAGATCGAGCGCTACGGCGTGGAGCCCTTCACCCAGCGCTGCATCGAGTCCGTCTTCCGCTACACCTCCGAGTGGGAGCGGCTCACCGAGCGCATCGGCTTCTGGGTGGACCTGCAGGACGCCTACGTCACCTACCACCGCGGTTACGTGGAGAGCGTCTGGTGGGCGCTCGCCGAGTTGCACCGCAAGGGCCTGCTCTACCGCGGCCATAAAATCGTCTGGTGGTGGCCCCAGGGCGGCACGGCGCTCAGCTCGGGCGAGGTCGGCATGGGCTACCGCACCGTGGACGACCCCAGCGCCTACGTGGCCTTCCCGCTGCGCGACGCGCCCGACACCGCGCTGCTCATCTGGACCACCACGCCCTGGACGCTGCCCTCCAACATGTACGCCGCGGTCAACCCCACCGTGGACTACGTCACCGTGGACGCGGGCGAGCGCAAGCTCATCGTCGCCGCGGCCCTGCGCGAGGAGCTGGCCAAGAAGCTCAAGAAGGATCTGCCCGTGCTCGCCACCCTCAAGGGCAGCGAGCTGGTGGGCCGGCGCTACCTGCCGCCCTACGACGTCTACGTCCAGCGCGTGGGCGACACCCTGCTCCCCCTCGCCCAGGGCGGCACCGAGGCGCCCGCCTGGCGCGTCATCGGCGCGGACTTCGTCACGCTCACCAGCGGCACGGGCATCGTGCACGTCGCGCCCGCCTTCGGCGAGGACGACTACGAGGCCTTCCGCCGCGAGCGCACCCGCTTCACCCAGCCCCTGGAGATGTTCTGCGCCATCCGTCCGGACGGCACCTTCGGCGAGGACTTCCCCTCGCTCACCGGGCGCTTCGTCAAGGACGCGGACAAGGAGATCCAGCGCGAGCTCAAGGAGCGCGGCCGGCTCGTGCTCATGGAGCAGTACCGCCACGAGTACCCCTTCTGCTGGCGCGCGGATGATGATCCGCTCATCCAGTTCGCCCGGCCCGCCTGGTACATCCGCACCACGTCCGTGAAGGACAAGGCCATCGCGAACAACCGCCAGGTCAACTGGGTCCCCGACCACATCAAGGAGGGCCGCTTCGGCGACTTCCTCGCCAACAACGTGGACTGGGCCCTCTCGCGCGAGCGCTACTGGGGCACGCCCCTGCCCCTCTGGGTCCACTCGGAGACGGGTGAGGTGGAGGCCCACGCGTCGCTCGAGTCCCTGCGCGACAAGCCCGGCAGCACGCTCGCCGCCGTGGAGGCCGAGCTCAAGGCCTTCCTCGCGAGCAAGCCCGAGTCCGCCGGCGCCGAGCACCTCATCGTCCACAAGCCGTGGATCGACAAGGTCACCTACGAGAAGCCCGGCACCCCCGGCCGCTTCGTGCGCGTGCCCGAGGTGGTGGACGTGTGGTTCGACTCCGGGTGCATGCCCTTCGCCCAGTGGGGCTACCCCCACGCGCCCGGCTCGCACGAGAAGTTCACCCGCGCCTTCCCCGCCGACTTCATCTCCGAGGCGATCGATCAGACGCGCGGCTGGTTCTACTCGCTGCTGATGATCAGCACGCTCGTCTTCGACGAGGAGACGCAGGCACGCCAGGGGATTGCTCCCGCGCGCGAGTACCCCCTGCCCTACAAGAACTGCATCGTGCTCGGCCACGTCTCCGACAAGGAGGGCAAGAAGGAGTCCAAGTCCAAGGGCAACTACACCCCGCCGGAGATCATCCTCGACGAAGTGCGCATGGACTTCGCCGTGCTCGACGACGCGCGCGCGGGCGTGCCCGGCGTGCCCGGCGAGGCGCTCATCGCCCGCGAGGACCTCGAGGGGTTGGATCTCCAGGAGGGCGCGAAGCTCCAGGTGTTCCGTCCGGACGCGCCCGACAAGGCGCTGACGCTCACCGTCAAGGTGCACAAGAAGCTCAAGCGCCGCGTGGTGCTGCTCGCCGCGAAGGACATCGCCGCCCTGGGCGTGAAGCCCCCGCCGCGCGGCGCGGAGGTGATGCCGGTGGAGGTGCCCCGGCTGCCGCCCGACGAGCGCGTGGTGCTCAAGGACCCTACCAGCCGGGCTCCCGGCGCGGACGCCTTCCGCTGGTTCTTCTTCGCCGCGAGCCCCACCTGGTCCAACACGCGCCACTCGCTGAGCAACGTGCGCATGTTGCAGAAGGACTTCCAGGTCAAGCTGCGCAACGTCTACTCGTTCTTCACCATCTACGCGAACATCGACGGCTTCTCTCCGGCGCGGGGCAACCCGGACGCCACCGAGGTGCCCTGGCGCGCCATCCAGAAGAGCACCGGCTGGCGCCCCCCCGCCCAGCGCCCGGTGTTGGATCGGTGGATCCTCTCCGAGGTGCAGCTCGCCCTGCGCGACGTCACCCGGGGCCTGGACACCTACCAGGTGTACGACGCCGCCCAGCGCATGGTGGCGCTCGTGGACGCCCTGTCCAACTGGTACCTGCGCCGCAGCCGTGACCGCTTCTGGGCGCCGGGCCTGGAGCAGGACAAGCAGGACGCGTACTTCACCCTGTACGAGGTGCTCACCACGCTCGCCGCCATGAGCGCGCCCTTCACGCCCTTCTTCGCCGAGGAGATGTGGGGCAACCTCGTGCGCCAGCCCTGGCCTGGCACCCAGCCGGAGAGCGTCCACCTGGGCCACTTCCCGGAGGCGGACGCGAGCCTCATCGACGAGGCGCTCTCCACGGAGATGGGCGCGGTGCGCGAGCTCGTGTCACTCGGCCTCAAGGTGCGCACGGACAACCGCCTCAAGGTGCGTCAGCCGCTCTCGCGCGTGGACGTGGTGCTCGCGCGCCGCGAGCTGCGCGAGCGCGTGGCCCACTACGAGCACCTGCTCACCGACGAGCTGAACGTGCACGCGGTGCGCTTCCTCGAGGCGGGCCAGGAGGCCGACGTGGTGCGCTACAAGGTCCGGCCCAACCTGCGCACCATGGGCAGCCGCCTGGGCCCCAAGCTCGCCCCGGTGCGCAAGGCCTTCGACGCCGCCGACAGCCGGCTGCTCCAGGGTGAGCTCGCCCGCGAGGGCAAGGTGGCCCTGACGGTGGGCGGCGAGGCCATGGTGTTCCCCGCCGAGGAGCTCGAGGTGCTCGTGGAGGCCAACGCGGGCTATGCCGCCGCGGGCTCGGGCGTGGGCGTGGTGGTGCTCCACACGGAGCTCACCGAGGCGCTCGTGGACGAGGGCCTGGTGCGCGAGCTGCTCGCCCGCGTGCAGGCGGCGCGCAAGGACCTGGCGCTCGGGTACACGGATCGCATCCGCCTGTGGGTGGACGGGGATGCACGCGTGCGCAAGGTGGCCCAGGAGGCGCGTGAGCTCATCTCCCGGGAGACGCTCACCGCGGAGCTGAACGTGGGCCCCGAGGGCTTCACCACCGAGGAGGAAGTGAGCCTCAACGGGCTGCCCGCGCGCGTGCGCGTCGAGCGGGCCTGA